Proteins encoded by one window of Blautia argi:
- a CDS encoding helix-turn-helix domain-containing protein gives MIFLFRNIATETLQNSFILYEGIVTLQHFEYMLIIGNVCFEDVRTPLLNCLKLLFQNIDRFLHCEISCCLSEEVPLFRLPDILQPLRTMRENNLSQTNTPLLLSSYIHREIPYTPPSLDIIQTFLEQKNLSAALKNIKTYLSQLSAKKMLNKEILLRLRLDMEQVVFSFLQNNGIEAHILFGTEETSLLIAHACESPLYMEQYLSYLLTRAIDYSSFIKEEHSVIDLILNYIHQHYAEDITRTTLSDLVYLNPDYMARLFKKQTQKSIVNYITEYRIEKAKELLNSPDIPVATVASKVGYGNYSYFSKLFKDVTSYTPNEYRKLCH, from the coding sequence TTGATTTTTCTTTTTCGGAATATAGCCACAGAAACCCTGCAAAATTCCTTTATCTTATATGAAGGAATTGTTACCTTACAACATTTTGAATACATGCTGATTATCGGAAATGTTTGCTTTGAAGATGTAAGAACGCCTCTCCTAAACTGTCTGAAGCTTTTATTTCAAAACATTGACAGATTTTTACACTGTGAGATATCCTGCTGTCTTTCAGAGGAGGTTCCGCTATTCCGGCTTCCGGACATTCTGCAACCCCTTAGAACCATGAGAGAAAATAACTTAAGTCAGACAAACACACCTTTGCTGTTAAGCAGCTATATCCATCGGGAGATTCCTTACACCCCTCCCTCTCTGGATATCATACAGACCTTTTTAGAGCAAAAGAATCTCTCTGCTGCCTTAAAAAACATAAAAACCTATTTAAGCCAGCTTTCTGCCAAAAAAATGCTGAATAAAGAAATCCTGCTTCGCCTTCGTCTGGATATGGAACAGGTTGTGTTCTCCTTTTTGCAAAATAACGGTATCGAGGCACACATACTTTTCGGCACGGAAGAAACCAGTCTTCTCATTGCTCATGCCTGTGAATCCCCCCTGTATATGGAGCAGTATCTTTCTTATCTGCTGACCAGAGCCATTGACTACAGCAGTTTCATTAAGGAAGAACATTCTGTAATTGATTTGATTTTAAACTATATTCACCAGCATTATGCAGAAGACATCACCAGAACAACACTGTCCGACCTTGTTTATCTGAATCCGGATTATATGGCTCGCCTTTTCAAAAAACAAACGCAAAAATCTATTGTGAACTACATCACGGAATATCGGATAGAAAAAGCAAAAGAACTTTTAAACAGTCCTGACATTCCTGTTGCAACCGTAGCCTCTAAGGTGGGATATGGAAACTATTCCTATTTTTCAAAGCTCTTTAAAGATGTAACCAGCTATACGCCAAATGAATACCGCAAGCTGTGTCATTAA
- a CDS encoding glycoside hydrolase family 30 protein — protein sequence MELEVFTTYGTGSWKEQFHQVINLKEDPGAENQVVNLYPEVKFEKIEGFGGAVTDAAAYVYSLMNEAQKKQLMETYFSPERMKYGLVRIHMDSCDFSTEMYEAMSDEKDTELRSFSFSRTEKYILPMLQDAQKAAGKPLKIMLSPWSPPAFMKTNGQRTFGGSLKPEYRKLWADYICRYILEFEKRGFQVQRMSLQNEPKAVQTWDSCIYTAAEEKEFLRDFMYPALKEHGLEHVEIFIWDHNKERVYERINEIVDSTTRDMVAGIAFHWYSGDHFEALELVRNKFPDKKMIISESCIEYSKFAEEDVIHGALNLSHEIIGDLNHGMTAFYDWNLLLDEKGGPNHVGNFCHAPFLYDTVQKKLMPQLIQQHFEHFSHYIHTGAVRIGYSKYAEGIDVTAYENPNGEIITVLLNKTGEILPVNIRIQGKLAEVLLYPESITTGILK from the coding sequence ATGGAACTCGAAGTATTTACCACATATGGCACAGGGAGCTGGAAGGAACAATTTCATCAGGTAATTAATCTGAAGGAAGACCCGGGAGCAGAAAACCAGGTAGTGAATCTGTATCCGGAGGTGAAGTTTGAAAAAATAGAGGGATTTGGCGGAGCTGTCACAGATGCTGCCGCATATGTATATTCTCTGATGAATGAAGCGCAGAAGAAGCAGCTGATGGAAACTTATTTTTCACCGGAAAGAATGAAATATGGCCTTGTAAGAATCCATATGGATAGTTGTGATTTTTCTACGGAAATGTACGAAGCAATGTCAGATGAAAAAGATACGGAACTGCGTTCTTTTTCTTTTTCCAGAACGGAAAAATATATTCTTCCAATGCTGCAGGACGCACAAAAAGCGGCCGGAAAACCGCTGAAGATTATGCTTTCTCCATGGTCCCCGCCGGCATTTATGAAAACAAACGGGCAGAGAACCTTTGGAGGTTCTTTAAAACCGGAGTATAGAAAACTGTGGGCGGATTATATTTGCAGATATATTTTGGAATTTGAAAAAAGAGGTTTTCAGGTACAGAGAATGTCCTTGCAGAATGAACCAAAGGCTGTGCAAACATGGGACTCCTGTATTTATACAGCAGCAGAAGAAAAGGAATTTTTACGGGATTTTATGTATCCTGCATTGAAAGAGCATGGACTGGAGCATGTGGAAATTTTTATCTGGGATCACAATAAAGAAAGAGTGTATGAGCGAATCAACGAAATTGTGGATTCAACTACCAGGGATATGGTAGCCGGAATTGCATTTCACTGGTACAGCGGCGACCATTTTGAAGCCTTAGAGCTGGTGAGAAACAAATTTCCGGATAAAAAAATGATTATTTCAGAAAGCTGTATTGAATACAGTAAATTTGCGGAAGAAGATGTTATCCATGGCGCCTTAAACTTGTCCCATGAAATTATCGGGGATTTAAACCACGGAATGACGGCTTTTTATGACTGGAACCTTTTGTTAGATGAAAAGGGCGGACCAAACCATGTAGGAAACTTCTGTCATGCGCCGTTTCTCTATGATACGGTTCAGAAAAAACTGATGCCTCAGCTGATACAACAGCATTTTGAACATTTTTCTCATTATATTCATACAGGGGCAGTGAGAATTGGGTATAGTAAATATGCCGAAGGAATTGATGTAACTGCCTATGAAAATCCAAATGGAGAAATTATTACCGTGTTGTTGAACAAAACCGGGGAAATTTTGCCTGTAAATATCAGAATACAGGGAAAACTGGCAGAAGTGCTTTTATATCCGGAATCTATTACCACCGGAATTTTAAAATAG
- a CDS encoding TetR/AcrR family transcriptional regulator: MKTSPASKEFTRDCLMDALLQLMQKQDYNSISITDLTSRAGVSRMSYYRHYKSKDDILIDYMYRIVREYAAEFSGSSFLSDFQSYEHILYSLKYLKKYKDYVLCLKKANRAEILLKGLDMYMLSVTGSEQGTALDKYQLYYYSGALYNLYMHWIEDGMEEKPETIAALICDQLKNHRFHDKKS, from the coding sequence ATGAAAACCTCACCTGCTTCAAAAGAATTTACCCGGGACTGCCTTATGGACGCATTGCTGCAGCTTATGCAGAAACAGGATTACAACTCCATCAGCATTACTGACCTGACCAGCCGGGCCGGTGTATCCCGCATGTCCTATTACCGCCACTACAAATCCAAGGACGACATTCTCATTGATTATATGTACCGCATTGTCCGGGAATATGCTGCTGAATTTTCCGGTTCTTCCTTTCTCTCTGACTTTCAGAGCTACGAGCATATTCTCTACAGTCTGAAGTACCTGAAAAAATATAAAGACTATGTGCTGTGCCTGAAAAAAGCAAACCGGGCAGAAATTTTGCTAAAGGGACTGGACATGTACATGCTTTCTGTTACCGGTTCAGAACAGGGAACAGCCTTGGATAAATATCAGCTTTATTACTATTCCGGCGCTCTTTATAATCTCTACATGCACTGGATTGAAGATGGTATGGAGGAAAAGCCGGAAACCATTGCTGCTCTTATCTGCGACCAGCTGAAAAATCACAGGTTTCATGACAAAAAATCCTAA
- a CDS encoding glycoside hydrolase family 13 protein encodes MDYKNLAETKKIQEYVANMRSAFNKRAVFSDETEHYRTPAEPEAGDTVNIRIRTKANNVDAVYLVSGEKKRQMKLIKTKDGFDYYGTDIELQNESIRYFFEIISGKFRCYYNQAGITREIDEHYSFGIVPGFRTPDWAKGAVMYQIFTDRFCNGDPANDVVTGEYCYINEKVQKIEDWNRPPQAMDVRDFYGGDLQGVMDKLDYLQDLGVEVIYFNPLFVSPSNHKYDIQDYDYIDPHYGKIVSDGGDTLADWDKDNSHATRYIRRVTDKDNLEASNAFFAELVEEIHKRGMKVILDGVFNHCGSFNKWLDREKIYENQQGYEKGAYVSADSPYRSFFRFNNPNGWPYNQDYDGWWGHATLPKLNYEESRDLYEYIMHVGRKWVSPPYNADGWRLDVAADLGHSDEYNHQFWRDFRKNVKEANPNAIILAEHYGDAKPWLEGDQWDTVMNYDAFMEPVTWFLTGMEKHSDEYNEGMYGNSDSFIGAMKYHMASFYGPSLMTAMNELSNHDHSRFLTRTNHKVGRVGTLGSEAAQIGVNKAVFREAVAIQMTWPGAPTIYYGDEAGLCGFTDPDNRRTYPWGREDQELIAYHREMIKIHRENRELVTGSLKFLANDYQQLSYGRFTETEKMVITLNNTNETKMVELTVWELGIPRTRTVKFKQLMVTGDFGYSPVKKIHECKAGVLHLEVPAHGAIMVRCVLE; translated from the coding sequence ATGGATTACAAAAATCTGGCAGAAACGAAAAAGATTCAGGAATATGTAGCAAATATGCGTTCCGCTTTTAATAAACGTGCGGTGTTCAGCGATGAAACAGAGCATTACCGGACACCGGCAGAACCGGAGGCAGGGGATACCGTGAATATTCGTATCCGTACAAAAGCGAACAACGTGGACGCAGTGTATCTGGTATCAGGAGAGAAGAAGCGGCAGATGAAGCTGATAAAGACAAAAGACGGTTTTGATTATTATGGAACAGATATAGAATTACAAAATGAATCAATCCGTTATTTTTTTGAGATTATTTCCGGAAAATTTCGCTGCTATTACAATCAGGCAGGAATTACCAGAGAAATTGACGAGCATTACTCCTTTGGAATTGTGCCAGGTTTTCGAACACCGGACTGGGCAAAGGGAGCGGTTATGTATCAGATTTTTACAGACCGGTTCTGCAATGGGGATCCTGCCAATGACGTGGTAACAGGGGAATACTGCTATATTAATGAAAAGGTACAGAAAATAGAGGATTGGAACCGTCCGCCTCAGGCTATGGACGTCCGGGATTTCTATGGAGGAGATCTGCAGGGAGTTATGGATAAGCTGGACTATCTGCAGGACTTAGGCGTGGAGGTTATTTATTTTAATCCTCTGTTTGTATCTCCTTCCAATCACAAATACGATATTCAGGACTATGATTATATTGATCCACATTATGGGAAAATTGTCAGTGACGGAGGGGATACGCTGGCAGACTGGGATAAGGACAATTCCCATGCCACCCGCTATATCCGCCGGGTAACGGACAAGGATAATCTGGAGGCCAGCAATGCTTTTTTTGCAGAACTTGTAGAAGAGATTCACAAAAGAGGTATGAAGGTGATTCTGGACGGCGTGTTTAACCATTGCGGTTCTTTTAATAAGTGGCTGGACAGGGAGAAAATTTATGAGAACCAGCAGGGATATGAAAAGGGCGCTTATGTGTCCGCAGACAGCCCTTATCGCTCTTTCTTCCGCTTTAATAATCCCAATGGCTGGCCTTATAATCAGGATTATGACGGCTGGTGGGGACATGCGACCCTGCCGAAGCTGAATTATGAGGAATCCAGGGACTTGTATGAGTATATTATGCATGTAGGCAGAAAATGGGTTTCTCCGCCGTATAATGCAGACGGCTGGCGCCTTGATGTGGCAGCGGATTTGGGACACAGCGATGAGTACAATCACCAGTTCTGGAGGGACTTCAGAAAAAATGTGAAGGAGGCAAATCCAAATGCCATTATTCTGGCAGAGCATTATGGAGATGCAAAGCCATGGCTGGAAGGCGACCAGTGGGATACAGTCATGAATTATGATGCGTTTATGGAGCCTGTGACCTGGTTTTTGACCGGTATGGAAAAGCACAGCGACGAGTACAATGAAGGCATGTATGGAAACAGCGACAGTTTTATTGGCGCCATGAAATATCATATGGCAAGCTTTTACGGTCCTTCTCTTATGACTGCCATGAATGAGCTTTCCAATCACGACCATTCCCGTTTTCTTACCAGAACCAATCACAAGGTAGGACGTGTGGGAACTCTGGGAAGTGAAGCGGCCCAGATCGGTGTGAATAAGGCGGTATTTCGGGAGGCGGTTGCCATTCAGATGACCTGGCCGGGTGCGCCTACCATTTATTATGGAGATGAGGCCGGACTTTGTGGTTTTACAGACCCGGACAACCGGAGAACCTATCCATGGGGCAGAGAGGATCAGGAACTGATTGCTTATCACAGGGAGATGATAAAGATTCACAGGGAAAACAGAGAACTGGTTACAGGTTCTTTGAAATTTCTTGCCAATGATTATCAGCAGTTGAGCTATGGACGGTTTACGGAAACAGAGAAAATGGTGATTACGCTGAATAATACCAATGAAACGAAAATGGTGGAACTGACAGTGTGGGAATTGGGAATTCCGAGAACAAGAACTGTGAAATTTAAGCAGCTTATGGTGACTGGTGACTTTGGGTACAGTCCGGTAAAGAAAATTCACGAGTGTAAGGCAGGGGTGCTTCATCTGGAAGTGCCGGCTCATGGGGCAATCATGGTGCGGTGTGTGCTGGAATAG
- a CDS encoding response regulator, producing the protein MNVLLVDDDRFVIAALKKKIDWNALHISHVYTACNVKQAQNIINEQEIQICVCDIEMPGQSGLDLLSWVRDSKMDILFIFLTSYADFNYAQKALSLSTMDYLLKPVDFGQLFHILAKAADKVNEEANWNKTCTESKHWVTNQQAVTDLFWRDLFFNPMLKEASVLEHKMTQKALPYEPTHKFVPILFKIYPSTELQKEMGSSTIDFSFSEYSHRNPAKFLYLI; encoded by the coding sequence ATGAACGTGTTATTAGTAGATGATGACCGCTTTGTCATTGCGGCCCTGAAGAAAAAAATAGACTGGAATGCACTGCACATTTCTCATGTTTATACAGCCTGTAATGTAAAACAGGCACAAAATATTATAAACGAGCAGGAAATTCAAATCTGTGTCTGCGACATTGAAATGCCGGGACAAAGCGGTCTGGATTTGCTGTCCTGGGTAAGAGATTCCAAAATGGATATCCTTTTTATCTTTCTTACCAGCTATGCGGACTTTAACTACGCGCAAAAGGCACTTTCTCTTTCTACCATGGACTACCTGCTGAAACCTGTAGATTTCGGACAATTATTTCATATTTTGGCAAAAGCGGCAGACAAGGTAAACGAAGAGGCGAACTGGAACAAAACCTGTACAGAGAGCAAGCACTGGGTCACAAATCAGCAGGCTGTTACGGATTTATTCTGGCGGGATTTGTTTTTTAATCCCATGCTAAAGGAAGCTTCCGTACTGGAGCATAAGATGACTCAAAAAGCCCTCCCTTATGAGCCCACCCATAAATTCGTTCCGATTCTATTTAAAATTTATCCTTCCACAGAATTACAAAAGGAAATGGGAAGTTCTACCATTGATTTTTCTTTTTCGGAATATAGCCACAGAAACCCTGCAAAATTCCTTTATCTTATATGA
- a CDS encoding DegV family protein — translation MKFAIISDSSCDLAESYVEQEQVSVVPFYVSFDGEHYLKEGKEAKITEFYQKMADNPECYPKTSMPSVQDYIDAFRSFAEKEIPVLCICLTQTFSGSMQAAVNAKAEVEEEFPNARIEILDSQLVTGLQGLLVKEAVRLRNAELELDEALPALEQIRSTGHIFFTTKDLKYLEHGGRIGKAACLAGSMLNIKPILQFYDRELGPTELCRGRKKSLHKIIEKFFSYVEQEKICLEDYMLITGEGLDVPEYQTFKEELKTDLKKRGYEIEQWEEIQIGATIGVHTGPYPLGVGILKKCKIEN, via the coding sequence ATGAAATTTGCAATCATCAGTGACAGCTCATGCGACTTAGCAGAGTCTTATGTGGAGCAGGAACAGGTTTCCGTAGTTCCTTTTTATGTATCTTTTGATGGAGAACATTATTTAAAAGAAGGAAAAGAAGCGAAAATTACAGAATTTTATCAGAAGATGGCAGACAATCCGGAATGCTATCCAAAGACCTCTATGCCTTCTGTGCAGGACTATATAGATGCTTTTCGTTCTTTTGCAGAAAAAGAAATTCCGGTGTTATGTATTTGTCTGACACAAACCTTTAGTGGTTCTATGCAGGCGGCAGTGAATGCAAAGGCAGAGGTGGAGGAAGAGTTTCCAAACGCCAGAATTGAAATACTGGATTCTCAGCTGGTTACAGGTCTTCAGGGGCTGCTGGTAAAAGAGGCTGTACGTCTTAGAAATGCAGAATTAGAGCTTGACGAGGCGCTGCCGGCATTAGAACAAATCCGCAGTACAGGACATATTTTCTTTACAACAAAGGATTTGAAATATCTGGAGCATGGCGGAAGAATCGGAAAAGCGGCGTGTCTTGCAGGGAGCATGCTCAATATAAAACCCATTCTCCAGTTTTATGACAGAGAGTTAGGTCCTACAGAGCTTTGCAGGGGCAGAAAGAAATCCCTTCACAAGATTATTGAAAAGTTTTTCTCGTATGTAGAGCAGGAAAAAATCTGTCTGGAGGATTATATGCTGATAACAGGGGAAGGATTGGACGTGCCGGAATATCAGACCTTTAAAGAGGAACTGAAGACGGATCTTAAAAAGAGAGGCTATGAGATAGAACAGTGGGAGGAAATCCAGATAGGGGCAACCATTGGCGTGCATACAGGACCATATCCGTTGGGTGTGGGGATTTTGAAAAAATGTAAAATAGAAAATTGA
- a CDS encoding sensor histidine kinase, which translates to MRRKHRTNRHSIDYIIKILLIFLLPVVLLDSIISIYVIHSMRSQTVQTLQDTTSLYISQIDTAHISINKYLIRRLTESDDFKTVLETDNKLELLHTFEKVHRDVDTFMESFEEGYQIFIYNKENQRFLRPTAVYQDLTAKEAEELDAALISYMNHHNALPSYSDSWEILKLKSDIYFFKIFHSGDNFVGCFISAKNIVKPLKQVDLGKDGFVALASPEGHLLTQTDKLKTQQLSFPKGDADSDVPLVSVQGSYLIISGALTMGSFHPLIILNKMQAYEQVIVIQFILAGAVLLVAIILFSSMLYMQQKVLRPIKAFSENLSRFDDSTEIMDFKDTQLLELEQANLQFKNLMRQIKKLKIDIYEKELEKQKTFTSYLQLQIRPHFFLNCLNTIYSMAQTQLYEEIMEMSMITSNYFRYIFQNPQDFVLLQEEVKHIEDYMKIQKLRYGDGFDYRIYTEKGTEHVRILPILIQTFIENSVKHAATSDEPIVVKTEIHWSGAAENPHKNIQIQITDTGSGFPEDVLYDLNHAQSLEPVNGHRIGITNAIKRLKLFYEKDTAAITFSNLPQGGACVTILLPANI; encoded by the coding sequence ATGAGAAGAAAGCACCGCACAAACAGACACTCCATTGATTATATCATAAAAATTTTACTGATTTTTTTGCTTCCAGTCGTCCTTTTGGACAGTATTATCAGCATTTATGTCATTCATTCCATGCGGAGTCAAACGGTACAGACATTACAGGATACCACCTCCCTATACATATCCCAGATTGATACCGCACATATTTCTATCAATAAATATCTGATACGCCGTCTTACAGAAAGCGATGATTTTAAAACCGTTTTAGAAACAGATAATAAACTGGAACTCCTTCACACATTTGAAAAGGTTCACCGAGATGTGGATACATTTATGGAATCTTTTGAAGAAGGTTATCAAATTTTCATCTATAATAAAGAAAACCAGAGATTTCTTCGTCCAACAGCTGTTTACCAGGACTTAACAGCAAAGGAAGCAGAGGAATTAGATGCTGCGCTGATTTCCTACATGAATCATCATAATGCCCTGCCTTCTTATTCCGATTCCTGGGAGATTTTAAAGCTGAAATCTGATATTTATTTCTTTAAAATTTTTCATTCCGGTGATAATTTCGTCGGCTGTTTTATTTCTGCTAAAAACATTGTGAAACCGCTGAAACAGGTGGACCTGGGAAAAGACGGCTTCGTTGCCCTCGCTTCTCCGGAAGGACATCTTCTTACACAGACAGACAAACTTAAAACACAGCAGCTTTCCTTCCCGAAAGGAGATGCAGACTCTGATGTCCCCTTAGTTTCTGTACAAGGCTCCTATCTCATAATCAGTGGCGCTCTGACCATGGGCAGCTTCCACCCACTGATTATATTAAACAAAATGCAGGCATATGAACAGGTTATTGTTATTCAGTTCATTCTTGCCGGCGCAGTTTTGCTGGTAGCCATTATTTTATTCAGCTCCATGCTCTATATGCAGCAAAAGGTACTGCGCCCGATTAAAGCCTTTTCAGAAAATCTGTCCCGATTTGATGATTCCACAGAGATTATGGATTTTAAGGACACACAGCTTCTGGAACTGGAACAGGCAAACCTACAGTTTAAAAATCTCATGCGCCAGATTAAGAAACTGAAAATCGATATTTACGAAAAAGAACTGGAAAAACAAAAAACTTTTACGAGCTATCTTCAGTTGCAGATACGCCCGCACTTTTTCTTAAACTGTCTGAATACCATTTATAGCATGGCACAGACCCAGCTTTATGAAGAAATTATGGAAATGTCCATGATTACTTCAAACTATTTTCGTTACATTTTTCAAAATCCTCAGGATTTTGTGCTGTTACAGGAAGAAGTAAAACACATTGAAGACTATATGAAAATTCAAAAATTAAGATACGGAGATGGATTTGACTACAGAATTTATACCGAAAAAGGCACGGAACATGTTCGAATTCTCCCTATTTTAATTCAAACCTTTATTGAAAACTCTGTAAAGCATGCCGCTACCTCAGATGAACCAATCGTTGTAAAAACCGAAATACACTGGTCAGGCGCTGCAGAGAACCCACACAAAAATATTCAGATTCAGATTACCGATACCGGAAGCGGATTCCCGGAAGACGTCCTTTATGACTTAAATCATGCACAGTCACTGGAACCAGTAAACGGACACAGGATTGGAATTACAAACGCCATCAAACGCCTGAAACTTTTCTATGAAAAGGATACGGCGGCAATTACTTTTTCCAACCTTCCCCAGGGCGGCGCCTGTGTTACAATTCTGCTTCCTGCCAATATATAG
- a CDS encoding ABC transporter substrate-binding protein, giving the protein MKRKILAVVLAAAMATTCLTACGSGKSEGKKGSSDETYTVTMAYVGDKKEDTERIEKKINEIMKKDINMEIDLEPISWGAYAETMKLILSGGEKMDIVPILVDQANSMVNAKQVIDLSEYLDKYGKNINALLGDTAKAANIGGYVYGVTTGREWFCQSSAIMRKDILEECQIDPSTIKTYQDLTDVFAKVKEKYPDMTMMASNNSTTPDTKYEMVDTLTDGFGVLMNQGQETTVENYYATDEYREFVETMYDWQQKGYLSKDAATTTEGVENQVKAGAAFSYFAPNKPGYDTRAELLCGTEMAIAPLSEPWAGTAQISFLTYGISSSCTDKDKAMQCLDYMYGNKDVLNLLNWGEEGVDYEVKDEENNIIGYPEGKDDTNTYHLAEGWQLFNQFEMYIWEGDSPDIWKETKVMNESALKSKAFGFTYDSTGVTNELAALSNVKAQYAAALGSGSVNPDEVLPKFLEELEKAGIDKVIQTKQEQLDKWLGRK; this is encoded by the coding sequence ATGAAAAGGAAAATTTTAGCAGTTGTTTTGGCAGCAGCAATGGCGACCACTTGTCTGACCGCATGTGGAAGCGGAAAGTCAGAAGGGAAGAAGGGTTCTTCTGACGAAACTTATACGGTAACAATGGCTTATGTTGGTGACAAAAAAGAAGATACGGAAAGAATCGAAAAGAAAATCAATGAAATCATGAAAAAAGATATTAACATGGAAATTGATTTAGAGCCTATCAGCTGGGGAGCTTATGCAGAAACCATGAAGTTGATTTTATCAGGAGGAGAGAAAATGGATATTGTTCCGATTCTGGTAGACCAGGCGAACTCCATGGTGAATGCAAAACAGGTTATAGATTTATCTGAATATCTGGATAAGTACGGAAAGAATATTAATGCACTTTTGGGAGATACGGCAAAAGCAGCCAATATCGGTGGTTATGTATATGGTGTTACAACAGGAAGAGAGTGGTTCTGCCAGAGTTCTGCAATTATGCGTAAGGACATTTTAGAGGAGTGTCAGATTGACCCATCTACCATTAAAACATATCAGGATTTGACCGATGTGTTTGCAAAAGTAAAAGAAAAGTATCCGGATATGACTATGATGGCAAGCAATAACAGTACGACCCCGGACACGAAGTATGAAATGGTAGATACTCTTACCGACGGCTTTGGTGTTCTGATGAACCAGGGACAGGAAACAACAGTCGAAAACTATTATGCAACAGATGAATACAGAGAATTTGTAGAAACCATGTATGACTGGCAACAAAAAGGATATTTATCAAAAGATGCTGCCACAACCACAGAAGGTGTTGAAAATCAGGTAAAAGCAGGTGCTGCCTTTTCTTATTTTGCACCAAACAAACCTGGATATGATACAAGAGCAGAGCTTCTTTGCGGAACAGAAATGGCAATTGCGCCATTGTCAGAGCCATGGGCAGGAACGGCACAGATTTCTTTCCTGACGTACGGCATCAGCTCCAGTTGTACAGACAAAGATAAAGCAATGCAGTGTCTGGATTACATGTATGGAAACAAAGATGTGCTGAACCTTCTGAACTGGGGAGAAGAGGGCGTAGATTATGAGGTAAAAGACGAAGAAAACAATATTATCGGTTATCCGGAAGGAAAAGATGATACAAACACCTATCATCTGGCAGAAGGCTGGCAGCTTTTCAATCAGTTTGAGATGTATATCTGGGAAGGTGACAGCCCTGACATCTGGAAAGAAACAAAAGTTATGAATGAAAGCGCATTAAAATCAAAGGCATTTGGATTTACTTATGATTCTACAGGCGTGACAAATGAACTGGCAGCTCTGAGTAATGTAAAAGCACAGTATGCAGCAGCTCTTGGATCCGGTTCTGTAAATCCAGATGAAGTGCTTCCCAAATTCCTTGAAGAACTGGAGAAAGCGGGAATTGATAAAGTAATTCAGACAAAGCAGGAGCAGCTGGATAAATGGCTGGGCAGAAAATGA